One part of the Paraburkholderia flagellata genome encodes these proteins:
- a CDS encoding quinone oxidoreductase family protein: protein MKAIQFKSFGTPDVLEYVDLPTPEPKADSALVQVRAASVNPSDVKNVSGHFEHTVPPRVPGRDFSGVVVAGPEAWLGAEVWGTGGDIGFTRDGTHAEFIEVPAAALTRKPAALSHAQAASIGVNFVVAWLGTVDYARVAAGETIAVIGVSGGVGGAVTQIANARGARVIGVGREAPLAASPAARLIDAFVPMNEHTAERVRELTGGAGADVVYDAVGGVAFELALSLAKRRGRVVEISATGKRRVEFDLIDFYHNETQLLGADSAKLGVAESAPLMRAIAEAFDAGQFEPPVVAAHFPLARAREAYEAVAAGTAGRVVIDIA, encoded by the coding sequence ATGAAAGCCATCCAGTTCAAGTCCTTCGGCACGCCCGATGTACTCGAGTACGTCGATCTGCCCACGCCCGAGCCCAAAGCCGATAGCGCGCTCGTGCAGGTGCGCGCCGCCTCGGTCAACCCGAGCGACGTGAAGAACGTCTCCGGTCATTTCGAGCACACGGTGCCGCCGCGCGTGCCTGGACGCGACTTCAGCGGCGTGGTGGTCGCGGGCCCCGAAGCGTGGCTTGGCGCTGAGGTCTGGGGTACGGGCGGCGACATCGGCTTCACGCGCGACGGCACGCACGCCGAGTTCATCGAGGTGCCTGCGGCCGCGCTCACGCGCAAGCCCGCGGCGCTCTCGCACGCGCAGGCCGCGTCGATTGGCGTGAACTTCGTCGTGGCGTGGCTTGGCACCGTCGATTACGCGCGCGTGGCCGCGGGCGAAACGATCGCCGTGATCGGCGTGTCGGGCGGTGTGGGCGGGGCGGTCACGCAGATCGCGAATGCGCGCGGCGCGCGCGTGATCGGCGTGGGCCGCGAGGCGCCGCTTGCCGCTTCGCCGGCCGCGCGTCTCATCGACGCTTTCGTGCCCATGAACGAACACACCGCCGAACGCGTGCGCGAACTGACGGGCGGCGCAGGCGCGGACGTGGTCTACGACGCAGTCGGTGGCGTCGCGTTCGAGCTGGCGCTTTCGCTTGCGAAGCGGCGTGGCCGCGTGGTCGAAATCAGCGCAACGGGTAAGCGGCGCGTTGAATTCGACCTGATCGACTTCTATCACAACGAGACGCAGTTGCTCGGCGCCGATAGCGCGAAGCTCGGCGTGGCCGAATCCGCGCCGCTCATGCGCGCGATTGCCGAAGCGTTCGACGCGGGCCAGTTCGAGCCGCCCGTCGTGGCCGCGCACTTTCCGCTCGCGCGAGCACGCGAAGCCTACGAGGCGGTCGCGGCGGGCACCGCTGGGCGCGTCGTGATCGACATCGCCTGA
- a CDS encoding DUF1427 family protein: MTMKGYLVSFAVGALAGLLYNVLQVKSPAPPTIALVGLLGMLAGENVIGVVRACVAHLAG, translated from the coding sequence ATGACGATGAAGGGGTATCTGGTGTCGTTTGCGGTCGGCGCGCTCGCGGGGCTGCTCTACAACGTGCTGCAGGTGAAATCGCCCGCACCGCCGACTATCGCACTCGTCGGGCTGCTCGGCATGCTGGCGGGCGAGAACGTCATCGGCGTCGTGCGCGCGTGCGTCGCGCATCTTGCGGGGTGA
- a CDS encoding host attachment protein has product MSKTIWIVVANRVTARIFAAESPLGAIDEIETLLHLQGRMLDENLVTDKPGRTTDRVGFGRSATDPDTSQHDHEASVFAAEIATTLTKARNDARYGTLVLAAPPAFLGALRKAIDAQTRNLVTLELDKDLAALDARALRARLPERLVRAEA; this is encoded by the coding sequence ATGTCGAAAACGATCTGGATTGTCGTCGCCAACCGTGTGACCGCGCGCATTTTCGCCGCAGAAAGCCCGCTGGGCGCCATCGACGAGATCGAGACGCTGCTGCATCTGCAGGGCCGCATGCTGGATGAGAACCTCGTGACCGACAAACCGGGGCGCACCACCGACCGCGTTGGCTTCGGGCGCAGCGCGACCGATCCCGACACCAGCCAGCACGATCACGAAGCCAGCGTCTTCGCGGCGGAAATCGCAACGACGCTCACGAAGGCGCGCAACGACGCGCGCTACGGCACGCTCGTGCTCGCGGCGCCGCCCGCATTCCTCGGCGCGCTGCGCAAGGCGATCGACGCGCAAACGCGCAACCTCGTCACGCTCGAACTCGACAAGGATCTCGCAGCGCTCGACGCGCGTGCGCTACGCGCACGTTTGCCTGAACGGCTGGTGCGCGCCGAGGCGTGA
- a CDS encoding pyridoxamine 5'-phosphate oxidase family protein → MSPNASNADRILRYPSDVAFTPTVKAMQERLGSRELYARVERDHAWGVALTPEIQAFISAQTSVFLGTANTEGQPYIQHRGGPAGFLHVVDEHTIAFADFIGNQQYITLGNLADNPKAHLFVIDYARRRRVKIWGRARVVEDPALLAELMPEGYKARAERVIVFTVNAWDMNCPQHIPRRFEAADVKSALDEREARIRELEEAATQREARVRELEAEVTRLREGAAA, encoded by the coding sequence ATGAGCCCGAACGCCTCGAACGCCGACCGCATCCTCCGTTACCCGAGCGACGTCGCCTTCACGCCAACGGTCAAGGCGATGCAGGAGCGCCTCGGCTCCCGCGAACTCTATGCGCGCGTGGAGCGCGATCACGCCTGGGGTGTGGCGCTCACGCCAGAGATCCAGGCATTCATCAGCGCGCAGACGAGCGTGTTCCTCGGCACCGCGAATACCGAAGGGCAGCCGTACATCCAGCATCGCGGCGGTCCGGCGGGCTTTCTGCACGTGGTGGACGAGCACACCATTGCCTTCGCCGATTTCATCGGCAACCAGCAATACATCACGCTCGGCAACCTCGCCGACAACCCGAAGGCGCATCTGTTCGTCATCGATTATGCGCGTCGGCGGCGCGTAAAGATCTGGGGTCGCGCGCGCGTTGTGGAAGACCCGGCGCTGCTCGCGGAACTGATGCCCGAGGGCTACAAGGCGCGCGCCGAGCGGGTGATCGTTTTCACGGTGAATGCGTGGGACATGAACTGCCCGCAGCACATTCCGCGGCGCTTCGAAGCTGCAGACGTGAAGTCGGCGTTAGACGAGCGCGAGGCGCGCATCCGCGAACTGGAAGAGGCTGCGACGCAACGCGAGGCGCGTGTGCGCGAGCTGGAGGCGGAGGTCACGCGCCTGCGCGAAGGCGCCGCGGCGTGA
- a CDS encoding entericidin A/B family lipoprotein, with amino-acid sequence MSRYLAFALALFAVTLAACNTIAGAGEDISKGGQAITNSAEKAK; translated from the coding sequence ATGAGCCGTTATCTCGCGTTTGCACTTGCGCTGTTCGCCGTGACGCTCGCCGCCTGCAACACCATCGCTGGCGCTGGCGAGGACATTTCGAAGGGCGGTCAAGCCATCACCAATTCGGCGGAAAAGGCCAAGTAA
- a CDS encoding MraY family glycosyltransferase, whose amino-acid sequence MLSFALGFLVSLLVTLLIVRYAHLHERFSVDSDLAGVQKFHVRPVPRIGGTGILAGLIVGAAQLHGTYPAVSGGILGIVACGLPAFGSGLIEDLTKRVSPLARLISTMAAAALAFWFLGIAVTRISVPPLDFLLSYAAISFVITVLAVAALANAINIIDGFNGLASMVAFMMFASLAYVAFQVHDPVVLSASFIMMGAVLGFFMWNFPAGLIFLGDGGAYFIGFMLAELAILLVMRNRDVSAWYPVLLFMYPIFETCFSIYRKKFVRGMSPGIPDGVHLHMLVYKRLMRWVVGARNARELTRRNSFTSPYLWLLCLIAVIPATLFWRHTLHLFCFVVLFALTYVWLYVSIVRFRSPKWLVVRKTRRR is encoded by the coding sequence ATGCTCAGTTTCGCCCTCGGCTTTCTCGTTTCATTGCTGGTCACGCTGCTGATCGTGCGTTACGCGCATCTGCATGAAAGGTTCTCCGTCGATTCCGATCTCGCGGGCGTGCAGAAATTTCACGTGCGGCCAGTGCCGCGCATCGGCGGAACGGGCATTCTCGCGGGACTCATCGTGGGCGCTGCGCAGTTGCACGGGACGTATCCGGCCGTTTCGGGCGGCATACTCGGCATCGTCGCGTGCGGGCTGCCCGCGTTCGGCTCGGGGCTGATCGAAGATCTCACCAAGCGCGTCTCGCCGCTTGCGCGCCTCATCTCCACGATGGCCGCCGCCGCGCTCGCGTTCTGGTTCCTCGGCATCGCGGTCACGCGCATCAGCGTGCCGCCGCTCGACTTTTTACTTTCCTACGCGGCGATTTCCTTCGTCATCACCGTGCTCGCGGTCGCCGCACTCGCCAACGCGATCAACATCATCGATGGCTTCAACGGCCTTGCCTCGATGGTCGCGTTCATGATGTTCGCCTCGCTCGCCTACGTGGCTTTCCAGGTGCACGACCCCGTGGTGCTCTCCGCGTCGTTCATCATGATGGGCGCGGTGCTGGGCTTCTTCATGTGGAATTTCCCGGCGGGCCTGATCTTCCTGGGCGACGGCGGCGCGTATTTCATCGGCTTCATGCTCGCCGAGCTGGCGATCCTGCTCGTCATGCGCAACCGCGACGTGTCGGCCTGGTATCCCGTGCTGCTTTTCATGTATCCGATCTTCGAGACCTGCTTCTCGATCTACCGGAAGAAGTTCGTGCGCGGCATGTCGCCCGGCATTCCCGACGGCGTGCACCTGCACATGCTCGTCTACAAGCGCCTCATGCGCTGGGTCGTGGGCGCGCGCAACGCACGCGAACTCACGCGGCGCAATTCGTTCACTTCGCCGTACCTGTGGCTGCTCTGTCTGATCGCCGTGATTCCGGCCACGCTGTTCTGGCGCCACACGCTGCACCTGTTCTGCTTCGTCGTGCTGTTCGCGCTCACCTACGTGTGGCTCTACGTGAGCATCGTGCGCTTTCGCTCGCCCAAGTGGCTCGTCGTGCGCAAGACGCGCAGGCGCTGA
- a CDS encoding calcium-binding protein: MKHPVALSPILLARRADSQRLRRVGQTKPRGWLATRIAESLATGFCALACATAAHASGAAQAMPAEDFLQTLAVVTHVSYTDGAYVNVHNVADDMAWLGIHHVRDYAPGSSIPFSSYVYLAQRGVKFNFLMGADFEKQIGQVATLNTEVPGSVAAIEGPNELNNFPVAYQGLTGAAAGLAVQRDLYARVHGMPELKDVPVYDATGFDPKSVETRAKSADYANQHVYPQNGEQPLWNANGDKWMLAAIHLGQRFQLPLVITEFGYFSLPQAGWYMLGVDEQTQAKGVLNGYMDAAAAGVKRLYVYELLDEKPDPTRKNDEMHYGLFRNDNSPKPVAYAIRNLTSILSANTTRRANAAARSTLAYTLSEMPVSANSLLLQKKDGRYLLVLWNETLIWNRETGVPLTSPPARVDVDFGGKAKRVDLYDPLASAQPLESHRDVRQLTVNVPDHVILLEITPADTPGT, from the coding sequence GTGAAGCATCCCGTAGCACTCAGCCCTATCCTGCTCGCCAGACGAGCCGACTCACAGCGTTTGCGACGCGTGGGGCAGACGAAACCGCGCGGGTGGCTTGCCACGCGTATCGCCGAAAGCCTCGCGACAGGCTTCTGCGCACTCGCATGCGCAACGGCGGCGCACGCGAGCGGCGCTGCGCAGGCAATGCCAGCCGAGGACTTCCTCCAGACGCTCGCGGTCGTGACCCACGTTAGCTACACCGACGGCGCGTACGTCAACGTGCACAACGTCGCCGACGATATGGCATGGCTCGGCATCCACCACGTTCGCGACTACGCGCCCGGCTCGTCCATCCCGTTCTCGAGCTATGTCTATCTCGCGCAGCGCGGTGTGAAATTCAACTTTCTGATGGGCGCGGACTTTGAGAAACAAATCGGACAGGTTGCAACGTTGAACACCGAAGTGCCTGGCAGTGTTGCTGCCATCGAAGGCCCCAACGAACTCAACAACTTTCCGGTCGCTTACCAAGGTCTTACCGGCGCCGCTGCCGGACTCGCTGTGCAGCGCGACCTCTATGCACGCGTGCACGGCATGCCGGAGCTTAAGGACGTGCCCGTATACGACGCGACCGGCTTCGACCCCAAGTCAGTCGAGACGCGCGCGAAATCGGCCGACTACGCGAATCAGCACGTCTACCCGCAAAACGGCGAGCAACCGCTCTGGAACGCGAACGGCGACAAGTGGATGCTTGCCGCCATTCACCTCGGTCAGAGATTTCAGTTGCCGCTCGTCATCACCGAGTTCGGCTACTTCTCTTTGCCCCAGGCAGGCTGGTACATGCTCGGCGTCGACGAGCAGACACAAGCCAAAGGCGTTCTCAACGGTTATATGGACGCTGCGGCAGCGGGTGTGAAGCGCCTGTACGTCTATGAACTGCTCGACGAAAAACCCGATCCGACGCGCAAGAACGACGAAATGCATTACGGGCTCTTTCGCAACGACAACAGCCCCAAGCCGGTGGCCTACGCTATTCGCAATCTCACGTCGATCCTGAGCGCCAACACGACGCGACGCGCAAACGCCGCGGCGCGCAGCACGCTCGCGTATACGCTTTCCGAAATGCCGGTATCGGCAAACAGCCTGCTGCTGCAGAAGAAGGACGGTCGCTACCTGCTGGTGCTCTGGAACGAGACACTTATCTGGAACCGGGAGACGGGAGTGCCACTCACTAGCCCGCCCGCGCGCGTCGATGTCGACTTTGGCGGAAAAGCAAAACGTGTCGACCTGTACGATCCGCTAGCTTCGGCGCAGCCGCTCGAAAGCCATCGCGACGTGCGCCAACTGACCGTGAACGTGCCCGACCACGTCATCCTGCTCGAGATCACACCGGCGGACACGCCGGGAACCTGA
- a CDS encoding sugar transferase codes for MSELTQRSELSQRTVDIVLQRTVDVVLIVLGAVCAVHLNLNSGQEAAVHHPDPTLVAFCAALALSVFPACGTYGTRGSRSPFSVAGRTAFAWLAVQLCGLVLLYAIHHDHLLALPWFMYWTLTTGISLLLSHTLFFSELSVLRVTRAWWRREDLEVGTRDTVRRAVVGHALKRLFDVVAAVSAIVLLSPLLVVLALLVKRDGGPAFFGHTRVGRHGKKFRCLKFRSMVVNSEQVLKDLLERDPEARAEWEREFKLKNDVRVTRIGHFLRRSSLDELPQLWNVLRGQMSFVGPRPIIDQELERYGEARKYYLMATPGITGLWQVSGRNDLDYATRVFLDVSYVENWTFRKDIGILFKTVFVVIRGDGAY; via the coding sequence ATGTCTGAGTTAACGCAACGGTCAGAGCTTTCGCAACGTACGGTCGACATCGTGCTGCAACGTACGGTCGATGTCGTGCTGATCGTGCTGGGCGCCGTATGCGCCGTCCACCTGAATCTGAATTCCGGACAGGAGGCCGCGGTCCATCACCCCGATCCCACGCTGGTGGCTTTTTGCGCGGCGCTCGCCCTCTCTGTCTTTCCCGCTTGCGGGACCTATGGCACACGTGGCAGCCGATCGCCTTTCAGCGTCGCGGGCCGCACGGCGTTCGCCTGGCTCGCGGTGCAGCTTTGCGGACTCGTGCTGCTCTATGCGATTCATCACGATCATCTGCTGGCGCTGCCGTGGTTCATGTACTGGACATTGACGACGGGTATTTCTCTGCTGCTGTCGCACACACTGTTCTTTTCGGAATTGAGCGTGTTGCGCGTTACGCGTGCGTGGTGGCGCCGGGAGGATCTCGAGGTCGGTACGCGCGATACGGTTCGCCGTGCCGTCGTCGGGCATGCCCTGAAACGCCTCTTCGACGTCGTCGCGGCAGTGAGTGCGATCGTCTTGCTCTCGCCGCTGCTCGTCGTGCTCGCGCTGCTGGTCAAGCGCGATGGCGGCCCGGCGTTCTTCGGCCATACGCGCGTAGGACGCCATGGCAAGAAGTTCCGCTGTCTCAAGTTCCGCTCGATGGTGGTGAATTCGGAGCAGGTGCTCAAGGATCTGCTCGAACGTGATCCCGAAGCGCGCGCCGAATGGGAGCGCGAATTCAAGTTGAAGAACGATGTGCGCGTGACGCGGATCGGTCACTTTCTGCGCCGCTCGAGCCTCGATGAATTGCCGCAGCTCTGGAACGTCCTGCGCGGCCAGATGAGTTTTGTCGGCCCGCGCCCGATCATCGACCAGGAGCTCGAGCGCTATGGCGAGGCGAGAAAGTACTACCTGATGGCCACGCCGGGTATCACGGGCCTATGGCAGGTGAGTGGGCGCAACGATCTCGACTACGCGACGCGCGTTTTTCTCGACGTCTCCTATGTGGAGAACTGGACCTTCCGGAAGGACATCGGGATTCTGTTCAAGACGGTTTTCGTGGTGATCCGCGGTGACGGCGCGTATTGA
- a CDS encoding polysaccharide biosynthesis/export family protein: protein MTYTGGGSAGANTGAHAASGTAVPDSVVAKGIAGAPSGKLVEITRDLVDKEAAERPKGIPTDVEHMFAKATPYEIGPGDILTIVVWDHPELNLPGGAGAGDAPSGASSVASGYTVDNNGFIQYAYIGPLKVLGLSEMGVRDVLAQKLAKYVRQPQITVRIETYRSKRVYLDGEVKTPGVQVLNDRPMTLPEAINRAGGFTANADRSHVSVTRGDTTVDIDMPAMIRKGFNPDRIVLRDGDLVRIFAQTDSKVFVVGEVERPGGVMFNNGRMSLNEAIGNAGGINQSSGDASQVYVVRGRDTSEPVVFHLDASSASAMATADSFELKPNDVVFVDTSALVKWSRVISLILPTTQAAATSRAIGY, encoded by the coding sequence ATGACTTACACCGGCGGGGGTAGCGCCGGGGCGAACACGGGCGCCCATGCGGCATCCGGCACGGCGGTGCCCGATAGTGTCGTGGCCAAGGGAATCGCAGGCGCGCCGTCCGGCAAGCTCGTCGAGATCACGCGTGACCTGGTGGACAAGGAGGCTGCGGAGCGGCCCAAGGGCATTCCCACGGACGTGGAACACATGTTCGCCAAGGCCACGCCGTATGAAATCGGCCCGGGCGATATTCTCACCATCGTGGTGTGGGATCACCCTGAGCTCAACCTGCCCGGCGGGGCCGGTGCCGGCGACGCTCCATCGGGCGCCAGTTCGGTTGCGTCCGGCTACACCGTCGATAACAACGGCTTTATTCAGTATGCCTATATTGGTCCGCTGAAAGTCTTGGGTCTGTCGGAGATGGGCGTGCGCGACGTCCTCGCGCAGAAGCTTGCGAAATACGTGCGTCAGCCGCAGATCACCGTGCGCATCGAGACCTATCGCAGCAAGCGCGTGTATCTGGACGGCGAGGTCAAGACGCCGGGCGTGCAAGTGCTCAACGACAGACCGATGACGTTGCCCGAGGCGATCAATCGCGCTGGTGGCTTCACCGCCAATGCCGACCGCTCGCATGTGTCTGTGACACGTGGCGACACTACCGTGGATATCGATATGCCGGCGATGATCCGCAAGGGGTTCAATCCCGACCGGATCGTTCTGCGCGATGGCGACCTTGTGCGGATCTTTGCGCAGACAGACAGCAAGGTTTTCGTGGTCGGCGAGGTCGAACGTCCTGGCGGCGTGATGTTCAACAACGGACGTATGTCGCTCAACGAGGCGATTGGCAATGCGGGAGGGATCAACCAGTCGTCGGGCGATGCATCGCAGGTGTATGTCGTGCGTGGACGCGATACCAGCGAGCCGGTCGTGTTCCATCTCGACGCGAGTAGCGCTTCGGCGATGGCCACGGCCGACTCGTTCGAGCTCAAGCCCAACGATGTCGTGTTCGTCGATACATCTGCTCTCGTGAAGTGGAGTCGTGTCATCAGCCTGATTCTGCCGACGACGCAGGCCGCGGCCACGAGCCGCGCGATTGGATACTGA